In Spartobacteria bacterium, one DNA window encodes the following:
- a CDS encoding methyltransferase domain-containing protein, which produces MDTSDFLETADIETSSDDYATRFSGAVGSWMLKIQSDITVGFMQQHPVRSVLDVGGGHGQLAIPLSREGFNVTVLGSDVSCAHRLQSQIQAEKLTFIVGDVIHIPSDDAAYDVAISFRLLPHCDHWKELIRELCRVSRDMVIVDYPTAQSVNAIAPMLFGAKKKLEKNTRTWRAFRHDEVASVFEECGYRVVARKGQFFLPMVLHRMLKCPGLSAVMEGFCALIGLRRFWGSPVILCAERVSVSAQ; this is translated from the coding sequence ATGGACACGTCTGATTTTTTAGAAACTGCCGATATTGAAACCTCATCCGATGACTATGCAACACGCTTTTCCGGGGCTGTGGGGAGCTGGATGCTAAAGATACAAAGCGATATTACGGTTGGTTTCATGCAGCAGCACCCTGTTCGTTCTGTGCTGGACGTGGGAGGTGGTCACGGGCAGCTGGCGATTCCCTTGAGTCGTGAAGGATTTAATGTGACAGTGCTTGGAAGCGATGTCTCCTGTGCCCATCGGTTGCAGTCGCAGATTCAGGCAGAAAAGCTTACGTTTATTGTGGGCGATGTGATTCATATTCCCTCGGATGATGCAGCCTATGATGTAGCGATTTCCTTTCGATTATTGCCGCACTGCGATCATTGGAAAGAGCTGATTCGTGAATTGTGCCGTGTGTCCCGTGACATGGTGATTGTGGATTATCCGACAGCACAGAGCGTCAATGCGATTGCGCCCATGCTGTTCGGTGCAAAAAAGAAGCTGGAAAAGAATACCCGTACCTGGCGGGCTTTTCGACATGATGAAGTGGCCTCCGTTTTCGAGGAATGCGGCTATCGCGTCGTAGCGCGAAAAGGGCAGTTCTTTCTGCCCATGGTGTTGCATCGTATGCTGAAATGCCCGGGATTATCTGCTGTCATGGAGGGGTTCTGTGCGCTTATCGGTCTTCGCAGATTCTGGGGATCCCCCGTCATTCTGTGCGCCGAACGCGTGTCTGTATCCGCGCAGTAA
- a CDS encoding beta-galactosidase subunit alpha, with product MLRDAKNLQVIQKNALLPHSLSVPYDHVAQGLTMNRDDSSMFASLNGTWSFAYVSHPAYIPDLFMKADFDDGAWHKMAVPSCWQMAGFDRLVYTNVAYPFPVMPPSVPEANPVGCYRRYVELDSHWGGGRTIIHFGGVCAAFTLYVNGHEIGYSEGSHMPAEFDITKVIREGRNVIAVEVYKWATSSYVEDQDFWRLNGIFREVYLYRTQDVFIQDMELKPVLNSDHASGRLMGTVKVDGLLPADGLKCTMELYERVLYRAETTGCVLKQTMEIDVAALSVHFDEMLAHVQPWSAECPHCYTLAVILEHAGNVLDVRTQTVGFRTVWIEASQLFINGSSVILKGVNRHDTHPDRGYAVTRADMDCDIMVMKAHNINTVRTSHYPADPYWYELCDRYGLYVIDEADLETHGFIRNEHLERNGIGQACGVNDDPQWREVFVDRAVRMVERDKNHPSIIMWSLGNESGWGSNHWAMASWVRKRDPSRAVHYEGAGEAPGVDVVSVMYPGVDEVIRQGQHSDDDRPYFICEFIHSMGNSMGNQQEYFDAIYQYKRLIGGCVWEWADHGIRQHLDDGTEYFAYGGDFGDKPNDLKFCIDGMVYPDREPHTGLLEFKQVIAPVRMVTVDAARGLFDIENRYDFRDSGHIRIRWDLMEDGHIVLSGVCGDILAKPKEKQRLAIDMGTVVREPHKEYFIGFRCEDTGKVPWQDEPFVIYQYEAPIQAGDGAARINTLRHRLTKPAEASPFCALEETRHAVVITTPMSTIVFDTVSGRLSSIQVQGHELVAGGMEELFWRAPTDNDEKGWIMRADCPAGAWRQAGLDMLWRNVTEVTLLPVDDPKEVARLAVSAYFGKPAEYIAFKTRVLYTVYTDGCINVTVNYMPQLDLDSIPRMGMQWPLAKGMEQVEWYGRGPQESYVDKKESARIGLYRQTVDNMLENYIVPQENGNHTETRWFTVSCEKAGIAFVSEQLFDFSAHHYTAQDITNATHTCELKRREETIVHIDVAQNGLGNGSCGPDLLDQYKLKPVDMTQSFMMIPFMK from the coding sequence ATGTTACGCGATGCAAAGAATCTGCAAGTCATTCAAAAAAACGCATTATTACCTCATAGTCTGTCTGTTCCTTATGACCATGTAGCTCAGGGATTGACGATGAATCGGGATGATTCGTCCATGTTTGCATCGCTGAACGGAACATGGTCTTTTGCCTATGTGTCCCATCCGGCTTATATTCCAGATCTTTTTATGAAGGCTGATTTTGACGACGGGGCGTGGCATAAAATGGCGGTTCCTTCCTGCTGGCAGATGGCGGGCTTTGACCGTCTGGTCTATACCAACGTGGCGTATCCTTTTCCGGTGATGCCTCCGTCTGTTCCTGAAGCGAATCCGGTTGGTTGCTACCGCCGGTATGTTGAGCTGGACAGTCATTGGGGTGGCGGACGGACGATTATACATTTCGGAGGAGTATGTGCCGCATTCACACTGTATGTGAACGGCCATGAAATAGGATACAGCGAGGGCAGCCATATGCCTGCTGAATTTGATATCACAAAAGTGATCAGGGAAGGGCGGAATGTGATCGCGGTGGAGGTGTATAAATGGGCGACCTCCTCCTATGTCGAGGATCAGGATTTTTGGCGGCTGAATGGTATTTTTCGTGAGGTCTATTTGTACCGGACACAAGACGTTTTCATTCAGGATATGGAACTGAAGCCGGTTTTAAACAGCGATCATGCCTCTGGTCGTCTCATGGGAACGGTCAAGGTCGATGGTTTGCTTCCGGCGGACGGGCTCAAATGTACGATGGAGCTGTATGAACGGGTGCTTTATCGTGCAGAGACAACCGGTTGCGTGCTGAAGCAGACCATGGAAATCGATGTAGCGGCCTTGTCTGTCCATTTTGATGAAATGCTGGCTCATGTGCAGCCATGGAGCGCGGAATGTCCGCATTGTTACACACTGGCGGTCATATTGGAACACGCCGGGAACGTGCTGGATGTTCGGACGCAGACTGTCGGATTTCGAACGGTTTGGATTGAGGCGTCGCAACTGTTTATCAATGGTTCATCGGTCATACTGAAAGGTGTGAATCGGCACGATACGCATCCCGATCGCGGCTATGCCGTTACCCGGGCGGATATGGATTGCGACATCATGGTCATGAAAGCGCATAACATCAATACGGTGCGTACATCGCACTATCCCGCTGATCCCTATTGGTATGAGCTTTGTGATCGTTATGGATTATACGTCATTGATGAAGCGGATTTGGAGACCCACGGGTTCATTCGCAATGAACATTTAGAGCGTAATGGCATTGGACAGGCTTGTGGCGTCAATGATGATCCTCAGTGGCGTGAGGTCTTTGTGGATCGTGCGGTACGCATGGTGGAACGGGATAAAAATCATCCATCGATTATCATGTGGTCGCTGGGCAATGAATCAGGGTGGGGGAGTAATCACTGGGCGATGGCGTCATGGGTCAGGAAACGTGATCCTTCTCGAGCAGTGCATTATGAAGGTGCAGGGGAAGCGCCGGGCGTCGATGTAGTGAGCGTCATGTATCCCGGTGTGGACGAGGTGATTCGGCAGGGACAGCACTCGGATGATGACCGTCCCTATTTTATCTGTGAATTTATTCATTCCATGGGCAACAGCATGGGGAATCAGCAGGAATATTTTGATGCTATTTATCAGTATAAGCGATTGATTGGCGGTTGCGTATGGGAATGGGCCGATCATGGTATCCGACAGCATCTGGACGATGGAACCGAGTATTTTGCCTATGGCGGAGATTTCGGGGACAAACCCAACGACCTAAAATTCTGTATCGACGGTATGGTCTATCCGGATCGCGAACCCCATACCGGATTGCTGGAATTTAAACAGGTCATTGCTCCGGTGCGCATGGTCACCGTCGACGCGGCCAGGGGATTGTTTGACATAGAAAATCGGTATGATTTCCGAGATTCAGGGCATATCCGGATACGATGGGATCTCATGGAAGACGGTCATATCGTCCTGAGCGGTGTCTGTGGAGACATCTTGGCAAAACCCAAAGAAAAGCAGCGGCTGGCCATTGACATGGGGACGGTCGTTCGGGAACCTCATAAAGAATACTTTATTGGTTTCCGATGTGAGGACACCGGGAAGGTGCCATGGCAGGACGAGCCCTTTGTTATCTATCAGTATGAGGCACCGATTCAGGCGGGCGACGGAGCCGCACGTATCAATACGTTGCGTCATAGGCTGACAAAACCAGCGGAGGCATCTCCGTTCTGTGCGCTGGAGGAAACCCGTCATGCCGTTGTCATAACAACACCCATGTCGACCATCGTTTTTGACACCGTTTCCGGTCGGCTTTCGTCCATTCAGGTACAGGGGCATGAACTGGTTGCCGGCGGAATGGAAGAACTGTTTTGGCGAGCTCCTACAGACAATGACGAAAAAGGTTGGATTATGCGTGCAGATTGCCCGGCAGGGGCATGGCGCCAGGCCGGTCTGGACATGTTGTGGCGAAATGTAACGGAGGTTACGCTGTTACCCGTGGATGACCCGAAAGAAGTGGCGCGGCTGGCCGTTTCTGCGTATTTTGGTAAACCGGCGGAATATATCGCCTTTAAAACACGGGTGCTGTACACCGTTTATACTGATGGATGTATCAACGTGACGGTGAATTATATGCCGCAGCTTGATCTGGATTCCATTCCACGCATGGGTATGCAATGGCCGCTGGCAAAAGGCATGGAGCAGGTCGAATGGTACGGCCGCGGACCGCAGGAATCCTATGTGGACAAAAAGGAGAGTGCACGGATCGGTCTCTATCGCCAAACCGTCGATAACATGCTGGAAAACTACATTGTCCCTCAAGAAAATGGAAATCACACGGAAACACGCTGGTTTACCGTTTCATGCGAAAAGGCGGGAATCGCCTTTGTCAGTGAACAACTCTTTGATTTCAGTGCACATCACTATACAGCGCAAGATATAACGAATGCCACTCATACCTGTGAATTAAAACGGAGAGAGGAGACCATTGTCCATATCGACGTCGCGCAAAACGGGCTGGGCAACGGTAGTTGTGGCCCAGATTTACTGGATCAATACAAACTGAAACCCGTCGACATGACTCAGTCTTTTATGATGATTCCCTTTATGAAATAA